The genomic window CGAGGGGGCGCTGCGCACCATCTACCTGTACCCGATGGCGATCTCCTTCATCGTCACCGGCACCGCCTGGAAGTGGATCCTCAACCCCGGACTCGGCCTCGACAAGCTGATGCACGACCTGGGCTGGACCGGCTTCACCTTCGACTGGCTGATCAACGGCGACATGGCGATCTACACCGTCGTCATCGCCGGCGTCTGGCAGTCCTCCGGCTTCGTCATGGCGATGTTCCTGGCGGGGCTGCGCGGGGTGGACAGCGACATCCTGAAGGCGGCCGCGATCGATGGCGCCACCCTGCCGCAGACCTACCGGCGGATCATCATCCCGCTGATGCGGCCGGTGTTCCTGTCGGCCTTCGTGGTCTCGGCCCATCTGGCGATCAAGAGCTTCGACCTGGTGATGGCGCTGACGGCGGGCGGCCCCGGCACCTCGACCTGGATGCCGGCCTTGTACATGTACAACCTGACCTTCACCCGCAACCAGATGGGGCTGGGCGCCGCCAGCGCCGTGATCATGCTGGCCACGATCAGCGCGATCATCGTGCCCTATCTCTATTCCGAGCTGCGGGGTGCCCGCCGTGACTGATGCCGCATTGATGGTGCCCGGCCCGCGCTCGGGCCTGTCGGTGGCGCTGCGCTGGGGGCTCTTCGCCACCCTCGGCGTGTTCGCGCTGATCTACCTGTTCCCGCTCTTCGTCATGATCGTCACCTCGCTGAAGACGCTGGACGAGGTGCGCGCCGGCAACCTGCTGTCGCTGCCGCAGCAGCCGACCGTGGAGCCCTGGGTCAGCGCCTGGAGCACCACCTGCGTCGGCCTGACCTGCGAGGGGCTGAAGGGCTATTTCCTGAACTCGATCCTGATGACGGTGCCGGCGGTCGCGATCTCGGCCGTGCTCGGCGCGCTGAACGGCTACGTCCTGACCAAGTGGCGGTTCCGCGGCGACGGCATCGTCTTCGCCCTGATCCTGTTCGGCTGCTTCATCCCGTTCCAGATCGTGCTGCTGCCGATGGCCCGGACGCTGGGCTTCCTGGGCCTCGCCTCCTCCACACCCGGGCTGATCTTCGTCCATGTGGTGTACGGGCTGTGCTTCACCACGCTGTTCTTCCGCAACTACTACGCCGCCTTCCCGAACGACCTGGTGAAGTCGGCGATGATCGACGGCGCCGGCTTCTTCCGCATCTTCTGGCGGATCCTGCTGCCGAACTCGATCCCGATCATCGTGGTGACGGTGATCTGGCAGTTCACCAATATCTGGAACGACTTCCTGTTCGGCGTGTCCTTCGCCGGCGGCGGCACCGCCATGCCGGTGACCGTGGCGCTGAACAACATCGTCAACAGCTCGACCGGGGTGAAGGAATACAACGTCCACATGGCCGCGGCGATCATCGCCGCGCTGCCGACGCTCGTCGTCTATGTGCTCGCCGGCCGCTATTTCGTGCGCGGCCTGATGGCGGGCGCGGTGAAGGGATAACCGCACCATGGCCTCTCTCACGATCCAGAACGTGATCAAGCGCTACGGCGCGATCGAGATCCTGAAAGGGATCAATATCGACATCGACGACGGCGAGTTCCTGGTGCTGGTCGGCCCGTCCGGCTGCGGCAAGTCCACGCTCTTGAACATGATCGCCGGGCTCGACAGCATCTCGGACGGCACCATCGCCATCGACGGCCGGCGGGTGAACGAACTGCACCCGAAGGACCGCGACATTGCCATGGTGTTCCAGTCCTACGCGCTGTACCCGAACATGTCGGTCGAGCAGAACATCGGCTTCGGCCTGGAGATGCGCGGCGTGCCGAAGGAGGAGCGGGCGAAGGCGATCGCCGACGTCGCCCGTCTGCTGCAGATGGAGCACCTGTTGAAGCGCAAGCCCAGCCAGCTGTCCGGCGGCCAGCGCCAGCGCGTGGCGATGGGCCGGGCGCTGGTGCGCAACCCGAAGGTGTTCCTGTTCGACGAGCCGCTGTCCAACCTGGACGCCAAGCTGCGGGTGGAGATGCGGACCGAGATCAAGAAGCTGCACCAGCGCCTGAAATCGACCATCGTCTACGTCACTCACGACCAGATCGAGGCGATGACCCTGGCCACCCGGATCGCGGTGATGCGGGCGGGCGAGCTGCAGCAGCTGGGCACGCCGCGGGAGATCTACGACCGGCCGGCCAACACCTTCGTCGCCGGCTTCATGGGGTCGCCGCCGATGAACCTGATCAAGGCCAAGGTGGTGGACCACGACGGCGGCCCGCACGCCGCGATCGACCGGATGCACGACGGCGAGATCGTGCTGCCGCTGCCGGCCAATGACGGGCTGCGCGGCGCCGCCGGGCGCGAGATCATCCTGGGCTTGCGGCCGGAGAACATCACCGACCCGCAGGGCGCGGTGACCGGCGCCGGCCCGGTCCTGGAGACCGACTGCCTGATCGAGGTGACGGAGCCGACCGGCCCGGACCTGATCGCGGTGGTCGAGATGGGCGGCAAGGAGGTGCTGGCCCGGCTGCGCCCCGACGCCGAGGCCCGGCCCGGCCAGCGCAGCCGGCTGGTGTTCGACATGGGCAAGGCCGTGGTGTTCGACGCCGGAACGGAAGCACGCATCGCATGACCCTGCGCATCGGACTGATCGGCTACGGCCCCGCCGCGCGGGTGTTCCACGGCCCGCTGATTTCCGCCTGCCGCGGCGCCGAGCTGGCCGCGGTGGCGGTGCGCAGCCCGGAGAGCGTGACGGATGCGCCGCCCGGCCTGCCGGTCGTCAGCGTCGACGCGCTGCTGGCCGATCCGTCGGTCGAGGCGGTGGTGGTGGCGACGCCGAGCGGCAGCCACCACACCGTCGCCCGCCGGGCGCTCCTGGCCGGCAAGCATGTCGTGGTCGACAAGCCGGTCACGGTGACCGCGGCCGAGGCCGACGACCTGATCGCGCTGGCGGCGGAGCGGAAGCGGGTGCTGACCGTGTTCCACAACCGGCGCTGGGACGGCGACTTCCTGGCGTTGCGGGGCCTGATCGACGAGGGCCGGCTGGGCCGGGTTCTGTCCTTCGAATCCAACTACGACCGCTTCCGGCCGACCGTGCGGGCGCGCTGGCGCGAACAGGCGGTGCCGGGATCGGGGCTGCATTACGACCTGGGATCGCACCTGATCGACCAGGCGCTGGTGCTGTTCGGCCGGCCGGATGTCGTGCGGGCCGAGCTGCGCGCCATCCGTCCGGGCGCCGAGGCGGTGGACGACGCCGTCTTCACCCTCGGCTTCGGCCCGGCCCGCGCCTTGCTGCGCTGCCGCATCCTGGTGGCGGAACCCGGGGCGCGGCTGGTGGTGCAGGGGGACCGCGCCACCTTCCGCAAGATGGAGATCGACCCGCAGGAGGACCATCTGCGCGCCGGCACGGCCCAGACCGAGCCGGAGACCGGCTGGCTGACCATGGGGCAGGAGACGGGGAAGCCGGAGCCGCAGCGCCTGGCGATCCCTCCCGGCCGCTACGGCGCCTTCTATGACGGCTTCGCCGCGGCGGTGCGCGACGGCGCCCCGCCGCCGGTCGACCCGCGCGACGGCCGCGACGTGATTCGGGTGATCGAGGCCGCGATCGAAAGCTCCGCCACCG from Inquilinus sp. Marseille-Q2685 includes these protein-coding regions:
- a CDS encoding carbohydrate ABC transporter permease; the encoded protein is MSEPAAAGRRSPFDWLQTILPKLVLAPSFAVTIVCVYGFILFTLYLSMTNSTMMPRLDSWAGLVQYEKLWSDPKWTISLVNLAIYGVLYIGISTAIGLLLAILLDQRIRIEGALRTIYLYPMAISFIVTGTAWKWILNPGLGLDKLMHDLGWTGFTFDWLINGDMAIYTVVIAGVWQSSGFVMAMFLAGLRGVDSDILKAAAIDGATLPQTYRRIIIPLMRPVFLSAFVVSAHLAIKSFDLVMALTAGGPGTSTWMPALYMYNLTFTRNQMGLGAASAVIMLATISAIIVPYLYSELRGARRD
- a CDS encoding carbohydrate ABC transporter permease, giving the protein MVPGPRSGLSVALRWGLFATLGVFALIYLFPLFVMIVTSLKTLDEVRAGNLLSLPQQPTVEPWVSAWSTTCVGLTCEGLKGYFLNSILMTVPAVAISAVLGALNGYVLTKWRFRGDGIVFALILFGCFIPFQIVLLPMARTLGFLGLASSTPGLIFVHVVYGLCFTTLFFRNYYAAFPNDLVKSAMIDGAGFFRIFWRILLPNSIPIIVVTVIWQFTNIWNDFLFGVSFAGGGTAMPVTVALNNIVNSSTGVKEYNVHMAAAIIAALPTLVVYVLAGRYFVRGLMAGAVKG
- a CDS encoding ABC transporter ATP-binding protein translates to MASLTIQNVIKRYGAIEILKGINIDIDDGEFLVLVGPSGCGKSTLLNMIAGLDSISDGTIAIDGRRVNELHPKDRDIAMVFQSYALYPNMSVEQNIGFGLEMRGVPKEERAKAIADVARLLQMEHLLKRKPSQLSGGQRQRVAMGRALVRNPKVFLFDEPLSNLDAKLRVEMRTEIKKLHQRLKSTIVYVTHDQIEAMTLATRIAVMRAGELQQLGTPREIYDRPANTFVAGFMGSPPMNLIKAKVVDHDGGPHAAIDRMHDGEIVLPLPANDGLRGAAGREIILGLRPENITDPQGAVTGAGPVLETDCLIEVTEPTGPDLIAVVEMGGKEVLARLRPDAEARPGQRSRLVFDMGKAVVFDAGTEARIA
- a CDS encoding Gfo/Idh/MocA family oxidoreductase, which encodes MTLRIGLIGYGPAARVFHGPLISACRGAELAAVAVRSPESVTDAPPGLPVVSVDALLADPSVEAVVVATPSGSHHTVARRALLAGKHVVVDKPVTVTAAEADDLIALAAERKRVLTVFHNRRWDGDFLALRGLIDEGRLGRVLSFESNYDRFRPTVRARWREQAVPGSGLHYDLGSHLIDQALVLFGRPDVVRAELRAIRPGAEAVDDAVFTLGFGPARALLRCRILVAEPGARLVVQGDRATFRKMEIDPQEDHLRAGTAQTEPETGWLTMGQETGKPEPQRLAIPPGRYGAFYDGFAAAVRDGAPPPVDPRDGRDVIRVIEAAIESSATGRDVRLDW